CATCAACaatcaggtgtgtgtgttgtgttcgttTCCTGTTCGCAGGCCAGAGCAGCGTCCTACAGGTACATGCCGTtgacgaggtagtctgcgtcgtgAGCGTAGGGCGAGCGGGCCCCTCGGTGCCTCCGTAGCCTGCGGCGCACCCCCCGCAAGCGGCACCCTActagcaccaccagcagggccgtgatgcacacacctgtacacacacaaacatgcctaGCATCTTGATTTCATTTACAAGAAAACGTTTGGCAATAAGCCACGTATATTTACTTCATTTTTGACAAAGCATGATTAAAGTTAAAAGTTAATAGGTACACAAACTGAAAGAacattaaatattaaattaaaaaaaatatacaaagttGAAAGCTGTAGTGAGAAACTTTCAATTACACGTTAATAGCGCACAATTATGAGGTGTAATGAAAGTCAGACTTAACCTGATATTATCTTTGCATgagtcaacttgaaagtcaacttTCAGAACAGTCAACATGGAAGCCcgcatgggaatgagtgatcactgtgTAATAGCATTTTAATATCTTGTGAAAGTACTGTTCAAGGGAAAAGATCAGAGGTAGGTGGCATACCGAAGAGAAAGGCATAAGGAAATTAGAGACATTCTGTCAGGAATACCATGATACGCAAAACGATAAAAAACGCTGGTCTAAATATGCAGAATATAACTCAGAGGCTTCAAGAACAAATTAACTTCTTCATCTATAAAAGCTAGTAAGCTGCCGACAAATTTATCTAAGTGAAAAATTTGAAAGGCTTAACCTTGGTGTAAGTAAGAATGTTAGGAAGCAAAGCGCATTGCCATGAtggcacagaaaaaaataaagaataaagGAACAACAGAGAACACAGAGAGGAACCAGTGAACCAGTAATGAGAGTCTAGGAGATAAAAAGGAAGCAGAAAGGTAAATTAAAACGACATTGCAGATAAGGCAAAAATCCGACTCAAGTCGCTTCAGAACTGCATCAAGATGGAAATAACAGTAAATGAATATGTGTTGAAACTGAGGATATGAGATGATGCATTCACTGAGGATGACAggagagtgtgtgaggaacttgTCAAGAGATTTCAGATTTTTTTAACTGAGGAAGGATAAATTGCTGAACTGAGAGGGATGGTGTCATACAAAGCAGCGCTGGAGAACTTTGAGACTTTCAGGGATGAAGTAAGGAGGCATCTGTTGAAGCCGGACATGGCTAAGGCTGATAACATACAAAATAAACAGAAAACTTCAGCTTGCCACTTACTATGATATATAAAAAGTCACTGGAAATAGAACTACTAGAAAGTTTTCCTGGAACTACCACGATAACACATCACAGCCTGAAACTACCACGATAACACATCACAGCCTGAAACTACCACGATAACACATCACAGCCTGAAACTACCACGATAACACATCACAGCCTGAAACTACTACTGTACCCTACCGCAGTCTGGAACTACATTATTTCCCGCCACATACCCATGGCGAGTGCCAGTACAGCTCCCGAAGCTTGGGCATCCTGTTCCctggcctgcatctccaactcctCCAGGTTGACCTCAAGGCGGGCCAGAGACGCATGCGCCACTGTGTTGATGGGGTCGTGGGCGGCGTGCGCGGGCGCCTGGGCGTACGACCCCATTGGGGCAGTTATCTCCTTGACGCCCGCGCTACTGTTCGTTCCATTCGTAGTCGTCATCCCTGTTGGTAAGATAATCGTCATCAATTCCGTTTGAACCAGCTGGGATTCAATGGCATTTTTGACGAAGGTTTTGGATAAAAATGGAATTTAATTGGGATTTTCCATCATATACATTAGATAAACATTACAAAAAGAAAGCGCTTATGAATAAACTGTAATTCGTTCTCCAAAATGAAGTTGCTCCAACTCCCTGTATTACAAGGATAAACTTATGTTATCGCATATGCCAGGAAGGTTAAGTAAATGTTTCTGGTGAAGCACATTCGTATTTTCAAGGCCTGGGATGCCTAAGTAAAAATTGGAATACGTAGAGAGAAATGATTACAGAGGAAGTATAGCTTTAGGCTACAACTCATCCGAGGGTGGCGTTGTACAATTAACTCATCCAAGGGAGGCAACGTACCTGAGGATGATGTTGCAAACCTTTCCTTCATGTTGCAATTACACGTCCCAACGAGATGTCACGGTACTTTGTGCTTAAGGTTTACCCACACTGACAAAAGATAAATTCTGCAACATACAATCCAGCACAGCCACAGCATGAAGGTAGAGTTAACACAGGAGCCACTAAGAGCTTACTGAATTACGCTGATTAGGAAATactgtataaaatgtatatatatgtgtgtgtatgtatgtgtataaaatatatgtggaagctgaccaaaattacatttcatctttgtaaatgcacattaatgacactatgtaaaagacacatcgaacactttatgtagcatacataaatctgtgtatctatgtatttacgtatgtagcttagcctagcattttaaaagcactacaatcaccttctgtggttgattgttcaataaatccctgaactatatgtttgacaaatctctcaccctgtccatggaggacagaagaaaatgtatatatgctggttagcattgtaaatgtgtgaccacgtctgtagtagaaaataataataataataataataataataataataataataataataataaaaagtctTGTGGAAAGAAAATCTGAATAACTTCAACTTGATGCTGTTGGGAAGAATCATCTTCAATTGTAACTAGCCTGTCGAGAACAACCAGGTTTTCTCCTTCCCTACCAATGTTTAAGTATTTAATGGTAGTTCAACAGACAGTTAGCCAGATAGGTAGGTAGGCTCTTTTAAGCATTAAACATGTGGTTAATTTGCAGTCGATTATGCAACTGTATTATAAATCTATTATTGAATCGATTATGCAACTGTTTATTTGGTGACATGAACTAGTGATAATATACATTAAATCTGTATTTTCGTCTCTAGCTTGGCAGCTATATACCTCAGCACTAACAATTAATTTCTCATAGGTTACAGATCTGGTAACATTGTCCATTAACATGCTATGGCTGTGAGCCAAAGTTTATGAAGAAACTTGATCTTTTAATGATAATTCAAATCAACACTGGTTCCTCTACAAGGCAAGTAATTTCTCCGTCAGACGGGGCAGCGCCGTAAGCAAGACTCACCTGTGGACGGCGTTACAAGAGGAGCCATGGTAGAGGTGCTGGTCTTAGGCATTGGTGGCAGTACTTCACTGTTCGCAGGTATTTGTCTACTCGTTCCACCCGTCATATCCATCTGAAATTGTTGATCTAGTTAGGCGTTTGTCAATGACTATTGTCACATaagtatatatatttacttattgATTTCCGGTTTAAGCTGCATTTGCATATTCGAAAATTTTCCAACCTGTACTCCTTGGATGTTGGCTTGTATACTGGCCGCATTGTGTTGGTGTTCTAGTGTAGGAGGTAGTTGGTATGGCCCAGCAGGCTGCTGCCCAactacctgttgttgttgctgtagctgttgttgctgcagctgttgatgcTGCATAACTGACGGCGTTTGGTGCAGGTCTTGTATTTGCTGGTGCAACTGTTGCTGACTTTGTTGTATTGGATAGTTAGGTTTATCCATCCATACAGGCTGGTAGGACAAATATTAGGCATCAGGAGAAGTATAGTGATCTCGAAAATATTGTAACTGTATGGCAGTACTAGGAGAATAGAAGTAGCGTAGGGCCCAAGACCTGAAAAACGTATGGGGTGCCCCCTACGAACCCGCCTTAACTTAGACtatcctaacctaaacctaactgaAGCTAACGAAAATAAGAGATAACATTTTGCGTTTTATACATGTTGTGCACAAGGCTGTGACGTCACTATGACCTCATAATTATATTACCAGTACAGGTTTCGGCTCCTACTGGTTCTGCAGAGATAAAATATTATTTGTCATGTCATATGTCACGAGCTTCAATCCAGATAATAGCATACACTTAATCAATATTTCTTAATTACTTGTAAACATAATAATGGATGTATTTATTAAACAGCCTAATAATACTGTTAATGCATTAAATTACAACATATTTGTAATGTACTTAAAATTATGATGTTGCCAAGACATTTACTAATTTATTGAAATACAAAGGAATTATTGATAGGTAAAATATGTCAACAACAATGTTTGAGTGTGTGACAGCAACTTGTTCTCAAGACATAACATACTTGTTCTCATAAGCTGACAAATTTATAATTTTAAACAGCTTTTGCCATcccacctaacctagcctagtaaGGCTAGGCTTCGTTACTCCGAGGAAGTATTCAAGTGAAGTCTAGTAAACCACCATTAATATGAATAGTGGTGTGCAGATCGACCAAATTGAGAGGTATTTAGTGAGAGAATGGGTTGGTGAAAGTGTTTGAAATTTGTGACAGTATGTTTAAGCAAGTGAATCAGTGTGGACGGTCCCTGACTGCACAATTACCCTGGCGAGCCGGAGAACTCTGCGAACTAACAAGCTAGCTAAGCTTGTTAAGGTAATAGAGTAATATTAGAGAAAACTATATTACGTAATCATTCTTATCCGTGGCTGAtgctaaaaaatatataaattacattGTTGCTTATCTGCGGCTGCTGCATGGGCGGGagtaactgctgctgctgctgctgctgtggctgctgctgtggctggccATAGTCTGGGTAGTGGAAGGCTCTGTGCCCGTCTGCGCCCATGTAgtggtctcctcggcctcccacatCACCTGCAAGCCAAACACACATTGTATTCGAAGCCATCGCAATCAATAGCTTACTAatcattaattttattttcaaCTAAATCGATCAAATTGATGATGATGACAAAATAAATCGTGAACGTAAATTTATTTGCTCTACTGATAACAGGAGTACATTATTGTACTATTTGTTACTAGGGTCTGTAATTGCTTTGCTCCTAGATAGTCATCATAATGCTGTAAAGTCatcataatttatataataatcatcATCAACGTCGTTTTCAGCGTTATCATTAATAACGCCGTTATCGTGATAAATGCCGCCATCATAATAAATGGCGTTATCATTATCATCATAATTAATGCCCTGGTCGTTGTTGCTATCATCATAAGCATACTCACATCATTGTCCTCGACATGATCAACATTGTTACCGGCTATAAGAAGTGcatgaataatgtagatattTGTAGATATTTGATATTAAAGTGTAGAGGGAACCTCATTTGAACCGGTCGCCGGCGGGAAAGTTCCCTCCAGAAGCACGGGACCGCGGCTGTGATAGGTTGGGCCCAGGGGCCACTGGGGGCGCTGAGGCCACTGGGGGCGCTGGGGCCACTGGGGGCCCTGGAATTACACCGAGCCTACAAGACGACTAAAGACTGCTCCAGCCTCCAGGTGAGCCCTCCTCAGTGTACTCAACCAAAGTCTCACTCTGCAGAGGCGACGCCATTACGTGGTACTGGCGTCCTTCTACAGAAGAGACTACAATCTAATGCCAAGCCTAAATGCTGCAGTTAAAATATTCTGTGAAAGAAGTCATGATTCTGAGAACTTGCTTTGTGATGGAAAGATAAAAAGGGGTTTCATATTATTTTTAAGTAGAGTGACACAACTGGTTACTAACCTCCATTATACATGGGTCCTGCCCAGGCGGATCTCTGATTGTAGTCGTAGTAACCACTGGGTGCCCGGCTTCGTCCACCGTACACTTGGCTGTCATCCTGTGGTCTAGAGATATGGATAAAAATTCTGGTTAAGTCCGTAGGTTactgagggagagagacagagattcaGAGTCAGATAGAGAAGAGAGGCGGTGGAGGTTCGTTTTCTACAATGATAACGACGACAGAAAACGACATTGGAAAATATTTGATGGTAAACTATACAATGAATTCACCGAGCAACCACACTACACATGAGAACGAGTGGCAGAGCCGACAACTCACCCCCCTGACGGCTGGTAGGGGCTGTAGGTGTCCAGAATGTTGGGTCGGCGGCTGAAGATGCCGGGCGGGTATCCTGAGGAAAGACAGTATTTATGTTAATATCTAATCTCTAAACGAAGGTGATGCTAGCATGCAGACTAACATCTGGTACAGATTTTGCAACAACACACAAGAGTGACGAAGACAACTACAGGATAGTTCACTATCAGGAAATAGTGCAACATGCTAACCATACAAACAGATAGATAGCAAAAATTAGCCGGTACAGCTAAGGAAGCAAAGAAACATTCAAGAACATTCAAGACTcctgaaacagagagagagagagagagagagagagagagagagagagagagagagagagagaacgtttgTTCTGGCTCTCAGGCTACGAGCTGAGGACTACTGGCCAGTGTATAAGTCTCCTTCAAGTTCTCAAAACTTTATATCATATCTTCCATAAGGGAACAACGCACACAGCAAGGCACAGGAAAACGATTGTTCTTCTCGTTCATATACGGTATGATTTGAAAGTTGTTGATCAATTGACCATTGGTATTGTGTACACCAGTCGTCGTTGGTCAGTGAACCAATACGGGACCATTGGTAAAAAAGGAAAGGAATTTCCGATTTCACCTTCAGGTATGGCTTGATCTCAAGCTGAGAGCCCTCTTGGGTGTGATCTTCAGAGGCTTTGCTCATtcagcgcgcgcacgcacgcaggcatatgattacacacacacacacacacacacaaagaccaaagagccagagctcaacccccgctagcacaaataggtgagtacacacacacacacacacacacacacactgaggcgggaccaaagagccagcgttcaacccccgcatgcacaactaggtaagtacacacacacacacacgagggcctcgcggctgagtagacagcgctctggggtagtAGTCCAaacggcccgggttcgatccccagcagaggcagaaacaaatgggcagagtttcacctTGGTGCCCCTATTcatctatcagtaaataggtacctgagagttagacagctgctacggactgcttcctggggatgtgtgtgaaagagaaatagatgtagtagacataatagagggaaaaaaatggttagaaaggcggggtccaagagctaatagctagattctacagatacaaatagtaaatacacacacacacatattgtcaGGAAAGAAGTCTTGTAAAGAATGGTATTTCAATCACAGAACTTTCTATGTACACTAATAAACTAATAACTTACATCTACTGATATAGAGCTTTTAGGACATTGATGGCTTTTAATGTCACAAAACAATCAAAacaaacaggtgtgtgtgtgtgtgtgtgtgtgtgtgtgtgtgtgtgtgtgtgtgtgtgtgtgtgtgtgtgtgtgtgtgtgtgtgtgtgtgtgtgtgtgtgtggaggtgcttTACCCTGACCAGAGTTCGGATAGCGGGAGGCTCCTTGCCAGACATCACCACTCGAACTGAGGTCTGCTGGAAGGACGACATTAATTAGTTCTCCAACAACACACCCGACCACAGTCGTGCAGTCATCTAGCCTACACATGACTGTAGCACCGAGCACGCTGCTACAACACGGCCGTGTATATATTTCTGAAGGGTATGGTAGCCTACCTTACCCAACCTGCTGTTTCAGGGGGTTTAGTGAGCTCTTAGTGACACAATTCGGCCTCCACACTTAAACATATAATTTATTCATACTTTTAGAGATTACAGAACATCTTACGTGTATAGTTTGCAAGCTAACAGACACCGTTCTGCACATGGGTAACACTTAGCTCACACGAATAATAAGCAACAAGTATTTATAAAATATCCATATATGCACGTATAAAATGGGTCAAGGGTTGGTTTCATGAGGTCAAGGGTTGGTTTCATGAGTCAAGAGGTGGTTTTAATGAGGTCAAGGAGGGGTCTCATGAGGTCAAGGAGTGGTTACATGAGGTCAAGGAGTGGTCTCATGAGGTCAAGGAGTGGTCTCATGAGGTCAAGGAGTGGTCTCATGAGGTCAAGGAGTGGTCTCATGAGGTCAAGGGTTGGTTTCATAAGTCAAGGGGTGGTTTAATGAGGTCAAGGAGTGGTCTCATGAGGTCAAGGAGTGGTTACATGAGGTCAAGGAGTGGTCTCATGAGGTCAAGGAGTGGTCTCATGAGGTCAAGGAGTGGTCTCATGAGGTCAAGGGTTGGTTTCATAAGTCAAGGGGTGGTTTAATGAGGTCAAGGAGTGGTCTCATGAGGTCAAGGGTTGGTTTCATAAGTCAAGGGGTGGTTTAATGAGGTCAAGGAGTAGTTTATGGCTAAGACGTCGGAGAAAGGGGAAAGTTAAGAAATCTAAAGTCATAGCAAGAGGTGGGGTCAAGAGGTGAAGGCTCAGAGTAAAGAGGGAAGCTGAAATGATATAATATTTAGACCAAAAACAACTGTTGATGAAACACAACATAAAACATACAATCTAAATTGACCAACTTAGAAACGTCTTGCGGCCGGACACAAACGTCTTGAAAACGTTTCATTCGTGAATTTAACGTTAGAAACCATCAACAATTTAGTGTACTCAGCCTCCCTCGGACTCTGTTGTCCAGCTACATAGTCCGCCTATCCCTCCATACCATCCCTCCAGACCCTATCCCTACCCTGCTAGGAGGTACACACTCTCTCGCCACaggtagtgaaggaggaggaaggaaaaagaTGGCATTATCAGGGGTAAAGCGAcaatccattacgactatatagcattaggaagggattaggataagaatttgagatgggacggaggggaaaaaGGAATGGATCCCAGCCACctggactgtcggggattgaacaccgacctgcatggaagggagggagggagggtaggcgTGGGACTCACCGTTCTTGGCTGGTCCAGGGTTGTCCCACGTCGTACCAGCTGTCTGTCCCTGGTCTCCACCACCTGTCTCGTCCCCAGGGCGCCTTGCCGCCGCCACCACTCCCTCGGTGGAGGCTGGTGAGATGTACAGGCAACACTGATACATTACTGCAGCGTGGCACACTCATCTTAGATAATATGGCAACTTTAACTCAA
The DNA window shown above is from Procambarus clarkii isolate CNS0578487 chromosome 6, FALCON_Pclarkii_2.0, whole genome shotgun sequence and carries:
- the LOC123753886 gene encoding uncharacterized protein isoform X3, with product MAGVPSQAMRLQLVCLLLCQALRLYSAEFTHDRKRLGPLESVRAEHGCLEKFEVSESTIIRTQDSRVLGAKFLNESDVGNREDCLTLCCATHLCNVAVFEEKGSGSCYLFDCGPPGDFKCKFTGHTFYTSAVLKVNRHQLELGLWSEQSQHEAELANLRSSGEVDDSMGAPDMRHAVPTTVPTPPPKVTIPTTTTTTTSTTVTPAAPTTTTTTTTAKTTLPPRKCSRFQFECHSGECIAIYNACDGIPQCQDNSDEDPALGCPPASTEGVVAAARRPGDETGGGDQGQTAGTTWDNPGPAKNGYPPGIFSRRPNILDTYSPYQPSGGPQDDSQVYGGRSRAPSGYYDYNQRSAWAGPMYNGGDVGGRGDHYMGADGHRAFHYPDYGQPQQQPQQQQQQQLLPPMQQPQISNNPVWMDKPNYPIQQSQQQLHQQIQDLHQTPSVMQHQQLQQQQLQQQQQVVGQQPAGPYQLPPTLEHQHNAASIQANIQGVQMDMTGGTSRQIPANSEVLPPMPKTSTSTMAPLVTPSTGMTTTNGTNSSAGVKEITAPMGSYAQAPAHAAHDPINTVAHASLARLEVNLEELEMQAREQDAQASGAVLALAMGVCITALLVVLVGCRLRGVRRRLRRHRGARSPYAHDADYLVNGMYL
- the LOC123753886 gene encoding uncharacterized protein isoform X2; the encoded protein is MAGVPSQAMRLQLVCLLLCQALRLYSAEFTHDRKRLGPLESVRAEHGCLEKFEVSESTIIRTQDSRVLGAKFLNESDVGNREDCLTLCCATHLCNVAVFEEKGSGSCYLFDCGPPGDFKCKFTGHTFYTSAVLKVNRHQLELGLWSEQSQHEAELANLRSSGEVDDSMGAPDMRHAVPTTVPTPPPKVTIPTTTTTTTSTTVTPAAPTTTTTTTTAKTTLPPRKCSRFQFECHSGECIAIYNACDGIPQCQDNSDEDPALGCPPASTEGVVAAARRPGDETGGGDQGQTAGTTWDNPGPAKNDLSSSGDVWQGASRYPNSGYPPGIFSRRPNILDTYSPYQPSGGPQDDSQVYGGRSRAPSGYYDYNQRSAWAGPMYNGGDVGGRGDHYMGADGHRAFHYPDYGQPQQQPQQQQQQQLLPPMQQPQISNNPVWMDKPNYPIQQSQQQLHQQIQDLHQTPSVMQHQQLQQQQLQQQQQVVGQQPAGPYQLPPTLEHQHNAASIQANIQGVQMDMTGGTSRQIPANSEVLPPMPKTSTSTMAPLVTPSTGMTTTNGTNSSAGVKEITAPMGSYAQAPAHAAHDPINTVAHASLARLEVNLEELEMQAREQDAQASGAVLALAMGVCITALLVVLVGCRLRGVRRRLRRHRGARSPYAHDADYLVNGMYL
- the LOC123753886 gene encoding uncharacterized protein isoform X1, with the translated sequence MAGVPSQAMRLQLVCLLLCQALRLYSAEFTHDRKRLGPLESVRAEHGCLEKFEVSESTIIRTQDSRVLGAKFLNESDVGNREDCLTLCCATHLCNVAVFEEKGSGSCYLFDCGPPGDFKCKFTGHTFYTSAVLKVNRHQLELGLWSEQSQHEAELANLRSSGEVDDSMGAPDMRHAVPTTVPTPPPKVTIPTTTTTTTSTTVTPAAPTTTTTTTTAKTTLPPRKCSRFQFECHSGECIAIYNACDGIPQCQDNSDEDPALGCPPASTEGVVAAARRPGDETGGGDQGQTAGTTWDNPGPAKNDLSSSGDVWQGASRYPNSGQGYPPGIFSRRPNILDTYSPYQPSGGPQDDSQVYGGRSRAPSGYYDYNQRSAWAGPMYNGGDVGGRGDHYMGADGHRAFHYPDYGQPQQQPQQQQQQQLLPPMQQPQISNNPVWMDKPNYPIQQSQQQLHQQIQDLHQTPSVMQHQQLQQQQLQQQQQVVGQQPAGPYQLPPTLEHQHNAASIQANIQGVQMDMTGGTSRQIPANSEVLPPMPKTSTSTMAPLVTPSTGMTTTNGTNSSAGVKEITAPMGSYAQAPAHAAHDPINTVAHASLARLEVNLEELEMQAREQDAQASGAVLALAMGVCITALLVVLVGCRLRGVRRRLRRHRGARSPYAHDADYLVNGMYL